One Prionailurus bengalensis isolate Pbe53 chromosome D3, Fcat_Pben_1.1_paternal_pri, whole genome shotgun sequence genomic region harbors:
- the LOC122470368 gene encoding LOW QUALITY PROTEIN: D-dopachrome decarboxylase-like (The sequence of the model RefSeq protein was modified relative to this genomic sequence to represent the inferred CDS: deleted 1 base in 1 codon), whose product MPFVELDTNLPAGRVPAGLEKRLCAATAAILSKPEDRVNVTLRPGLAMAVNGSTDPCAQLIISSIGVVGTAEENRGHSARFFEFLTKEMGLGQDRIIIRFFPLEPWQIGKKGTVMTFL is encoded by the exons ATGCCGTTTGTTGAGTTGGACACCAACTTGCCCGCCGGCCGTGTGCCCGCCGGACTGGAGAAGCGGCTCTGCGCGGCCACTGCAGCCATCCTGAGCAAACCTGAGGAC CGCGTGAACGTGACCTTGCGACCAGGTCTGGCCATGGCGGTGAACGGCTCTACCGATCCCTGCGCGCAGCTGATCATCTCCTCCATCGGTGTGGTGGGCACGGCCGAGGAGAACCGTGGACACAGCGCCCGATTTTTCGAGTTCCTCACCAAGGAGATGGGCCTGGGCCAGGATCG GATAATTATCcga tttttccccctggagcCCTGGCAGATTGGCAAGAAAGGGACAGTCATGACTTTTCTATGA